The genomic stretch CCGCAGCATCCGCAAGTACAAGGACATCCCCGTCGCGCCGGAGCAGATCGAGCAGATCCTCGACGCGGCCCGGCTGGCGCCGTCCTGGAAGAACATGCAGTGCTGGCGCTTTCTGGTCCTGCGGGACCCGGCCCGACGGGCGGCCCTGCTCGAGGCCATTCCCGACGACAACCCCGGCAAGAAGGCGGTTGCCGCCGCCCCGGTGACCATCCTGGTCTGTGCGGATCCACGCGAATCGGACGTGGAAAACGGCATCCCCTACTACGTGGCCGATGCGGCCATCGCCTTTGAACACCTCTGCCTGGCCGCCCACGCCCTCGGCCTGGGCACCTGCTGGATGGGGTGGTACGACGAAGCCAAAATCAAACAGGCCCTGGCTATCCCCGAGCCCCTGCGCGTGGTCGGCTTTACCCCCCTGGGAGTACCGGATCAGGAGCCGAAGCCACGCCCCCGCAAGGAGCTGAAGGATATCGCCTACTTCGACACCTGGCCTGCCAACGGATAGGAGAATACCACCATGATCGACCTGACCGAATTGCAGCAGCGCACAACCGCCATGCAGGCGCTGCTGAAAAAGAAAGAACTCGACGGCGCCCTCTTCATCTACCCCATCGACGTCTACTACTTCAGCGGTACACGTCAGAACGCCACCCTGTGGATGCCGGTGGAAGGGACGCCGGTGCTCCTGGTACGCAAGAGCCTGGCGCGGGCTCGGCAGGAAAGCCCTCTGCCCGATATCCGTCCCTTTCCCTCCAGCCGTGACTTCGCCGCCGTGCTGCCGGCCGAAGCCGTCAAGCTCGGGCTGACCTATGACGTTCTGCCGGTGCAGCAGCTCAACTTCTACACCAAACTGCTGGCCGGGCGGGAATTCGTCGACATCTCTCCCCTCAATCGCGAGGTGCGCTCGGTGAAGACCCCCTTTGAGGTCGAGCTGCTGCGGCGCAGCGGCGCCAGCCTCAGTTCGGTCTTTACCCAGGTGCCCGAGTTCCTGCGGGCGGGGATGCGCGAGCTCGACCTGTCGGCCGAATTCGAATGCCGTCTGCGCAAGACGGGCAACGAAGGCTACGTGCGCATGCGCGCTTTCAACCAGGAACTCTTTCAGGGACTGGCGGTGTCGGCCGGTGGCCCCAGCTACGGCTTTTTCGACGGGGCCGTCACCGGCAGGGGGCTGTCCAACGCCTCGCCCCACGGGGCCTCGCTGGACCTCATCGAGAAAAATGTTCCCATCCTCCTCGACTACACCGGCGTCTTCGAAGGCTATATCACCGACATGACGCGTATCTTCGTTCTCGGCGATCTTGACGACGAGCTCAAGCACGCCTTTGCGACGTCTCTGGCCATTCAGGATTTTCTGCAGCGCTCTCTCAAGCCGGGCGCGGTCTGCGAGGAGCTTTTCCTGCAAGCGGCCGAGATGGCGGAAGGGGCGGGGCTGGGCGACTGCTTCATGGGTATGCCCGGCGAGCAGGCCCGCTTCGTTGGCCATGGGGTCGGCCTGGAGCTCGACGAGTTTCCGGTCGTCGCTCAGGGCTTTAAGGTGCCCCTGCAGGAGGGGTATGTCATCGCAATAGAACCGAAGTTTGTCATGCCGGGCAAGGGGGTGGTCGGCATCGAGAACACCTTCGTTGTCACGGCCGCCGGAGGGGTGAAACTCACCGATATTCCAGACGCCATTACTTATCTTTAGATTGATAAGGCAACCCCTCGGGCCTGGCCATGGACGCGAATTTCCCTTTTTTTTCGCGTCCATGGCGGGCCGGTTTTTTTGGTTTTTTGAATAAAATAAAAAAGAGTTTTATTTTTAATTGACATGCACGTAAATGCAAACTATGATCACGGTAAATTTTTTCAGGAGGTGGCATCCATGAGTGCTGATGTTTATGTGGTCGAGGCCAAAAGAACCCCTTTCGGCTCCTTCGGAGGGGGCCTGGCCGATGTGCCGGCGGCGTCTTTGGGGACGACTGCCATGAAAGGCGTGCTGCAGGCGGCGTCCCTGGCGCCGGAGGCGGTCGACGAGGTCATCGTCGGCCAGGTTCTCGGTGGCGGCTGCGGTCAGGCCCCGGCCCGTCAGGCCATGCGCGGGGCGGGTATTCCCGATACGGCCGCCGCCCTGACCATCAACAAGGTCTGCGGCAGCGGGCTGAAGGCGGTCATGCTCGGGGCCGATTCCATCCGGCTCGGCGAGTCGCAGGTCGTGGTGGCCGGCGGCATGGAGAGCATGTCCCTGGCCCCTTATGTGCTCGGCAAAGCCCGCGCCGGGTATCGCATGGGGAACGGCGAGCTGATCGATCTGATGGTCTTTGACGGCCTCACCGATCCCTACACCGGTCGCCACATGGGGGAGATCGGCGAAGCGAGCGTGGAGCGCCACGGTCTGAGCCGTCAGGAGCAGGACGAACTGGCGCTGCGCTCCTACCGACTGGCCCAGGCCGCTGTTGAGGGCGGGGTCTTCGCCGAAGAGATCGTCCCCGTGGTCAAAAAGGGCAGGGGGGGAGAAACGGTCATCGAGCAGGACGAGGAACCCTTCAAGGTGGATTTCGACCGCCTGACCGGGTTGCGGGCCGTCTTCAAAAAGGACGGCACCATCACCGCCGGCAACGCCTCCACCATCAACGACGGCGCCGCCATGCTGCTGCTGGCCGGTGAAGAGGGACTCAAGCGGCACCAGTTGAAGCCGCGGGCCCGGATCCTGGCCCAGGCTACCGAGAGTCGCCATCCCGACCAGTTCCCCGAAGCCCCCATCGGCGCCATCGCCAAGGTCTGCGCCAAGGCCGGCCTGTCGGTGGCCGATATCGATCTCTTCGAAATCAACGAAGCCTTCGCTTCGGTGGCCCTGCTGGCCATCAAGGCCCACAACATTCCCCTCGATAAGGTCAACGTCCATGGCGGCGCCTGCGCCATCGGGCACCCCATCGGCGCCAGCGGCGCCCGTCTGGCGACGACCCTCATCCGGGAACTCGAAAAGCGTCAGCAGCGCTATGGGCTGGCGACGTTGTGCATCGGCGGCGGTGAGGCCGTGGCTGTCATCTTTGAACGCATCGTCTAGGGAGGAACACGCACATGATTAAAACGGTTGGCGTACTGGGGGCGGGACAGATGGGCAACGGCATCGCCCACGTTTTTGCCCAGTTCGGATACGAGGTGGTGCTGTACGACATCGCCCAGGCCCAGCTTGACAAGGCGGTGGCCACCATACGGCAGAACCTGGAGCGCCAGGCGAAAAAAGGCGCCATTGCCGACAGCCTGGTGGCCGAATCCCTCGGCCGCATCCGGACCACGCAAAAGATGGAAGACCTGGCGGCAGTCGATTTCGCCGTCGAGGCCGTCACCGAGAACGAGCCCCTCAAGCTGGAGATCTTCCGTAAGCTCGACGGCATCGTCAAGCCCGAAGCCTTTCTCGCTTCCAACACCTCGTCCATCCCCATCACCAAGATCGCGGCCGTCACCGGCCGGCCCGAGAAGGTCATCGGCATGCATTTTATGAATCCGGTGCCGGTGATGAAGCTGGTGGAGGTCATTCGCGGCCACGCTACCAGCGACGAGACCTTCGAGGTGACGGCGGCCCTGGTGCAGAAACTGGAGAAGGAGATGGCCGTTTCCCAGGACTACCCCGGCTTTATCGTCAACCGGGTGCTCATCCCCATGATCAACGAAGCGGTGTTCGCCCTCTATGAGGGGATCGCCACGGTGGAGGACATCGACAAGGGGATGAAGCTCGGCACCAATCAGCCGATGGGGCCGCTGACCCTGGCCGATTTTATCGGTCTCGATACGGTGCTGGCGATCGCCAATGTCCTTTACGACGGCTTCAAGGACCCCAAGTACCGCCCCTGCCCGCTGCTGGTGAAGATGGTCAACGCCGGCTATATGGGACGCAAATCGGGCCGCGGATTCTACACCTACTAAGTCAAGGGAGACGATCATGGACACCAGCCTGCTGCTGATCGAGAAAAACGACGGAATCGCCCTGCTGACCATCAACAGCCCCAAGACCCTCAATGCCCTCAACAGCACGGTCTTGAGCGAGCTTGAAGGCGCCCTCTATGAGCTGGATCGCGACGATGCCGTCAAGGTGGTGGTGCTCACCGGCGCCGGCGACAAGGCCTTCGTGGCCGGCGCCGATATCAAGGAAATGGCCGCCATGAACGCCTTCGAGGGGCAGCAGTTCGGCCTCAAGGGGCAGCGGGTCATGCTGACGATGGAAAAGATGCGCAAGCCGGTCATCGCTGCCGTCAACGGCTACGCTCTCGGCGGCGGCCTTGAACTGGCCCTGGCCTGCGACTTCATCTATGCCTCGGAAAAAGCCCGGCTCGGCTTTCCCGAGGTCACCCTCGGTATTATCCCCGGCTTCGGCGGCACCCAGAACCTGGCCCGGCGTATCGGCTCGGCCCGGGCCAGTGAACTCATTTTCAGCGGCCGCATGATCGAGGCGTCAAAAGCCTGTACCTGGGGGATCGTCAACGAGGTCTTCGCACCCGAGGAACTGCTGGCCAAGGCAATGGAGACGGCAGCGGCTATTGCCGCCGTCGGTACTCTCGGCGTCGCCTATGCCAAGAACGCCATCGTCAACGGGCTCAACATGGGCAAGGAGGACGGCTTCCGCTACGAGGCCTCCCTCTTCGGGGTGCTCTTCGCCACGGAGGATCAGAAAGAGGGGATGGGCGCCTTCGTGGAAAAGCGCCAAGCGGTATTCAAGGGGAAGTAAGCCATTTTATTGAGATGAGGGAGGGACGTCATGAATTTTGAACTTTCACAGGATCACCGGGTGCTGCAGGACAGCGTACGGGATTTCGTCAACAAGGAGATCAAGCCGTTGGCCGCGAAAATCGACGAGGATCACGCCATTCCTGACGCTCTGGTGAAACAGATCGGCGAGATGGGCCTGCTCGGCAGCTACCTGCCGGAAGAGTACGGCGGCGCCGGCATGGACATGCTCTCCTACGCCATCGTGGTGGAAGAGGTCTCCAAAGCCTGCGGTTCCAGCGGCGTGCTCATTTCGGCCCACACCTCCCTCTGCTCCGGACCGATCTACACCTTCGGTACCGAGGAGCAGAAACAGAAGTGGCTGCCGGCCCTCAACACGGGCGAAAAGATCGGCTGTTTCCTGCTGACCGAGCCCGATGCCGGCAGCGACGCCGGCGGCACTGCCACCATGTACCGGCGCGAGGGGGATGAATTCGTCATCAACGGCAGCAAGACCTTCATCACCAACGGCGGCTATCTGGGCACTGGCGTGCTGCTCGCTTCCCATGACCGCAGCCTCAAGCACAAGGGGATCTCCGCCTTTATCATCGATCTCGAAACACCGGGGGTCTCCATCCTCAAGAACGAGAACAAGATGGGTATCCGCGGCAGCTACACCACCGCCTTTGCCTTCGACAACGTCCGCATCCCGGTCGAAAACCTGCTGGGGCAGGAAGGCAAGGGGTTCAACGTCGCCATGGACACCCTCAACGGCGGCCGCATCGGCATCGCCTCCCAGGCTCTGGGCATTGCCGAGGGCGCCTTCGAGCGGGCCCTGGCCTATTCCAAGGAACGCAAGCAGTTCGGTCAGGCTATCTGCGAGTTTCAGGCCATCCAGTTCAAGCTGGCCGACATGAAGACGCGCATCGAAACCAGCAAACTGCTGACCTATAAGGCGGCCTGTCTCAAGGATGCCGGCAAGAACTACACCATGGAATCGGCCATGTGCAAGATGCACGCGTCCGAGACGGCTACCTACGTGACCAAGGAAGCCATCCAGATCCACGGCGGCTACGGCTACATCTGCGACTACGAGGTGGAGCGCATGTACCGCGATGCCAAGATCACCGAAATCTACGAGGGAACCAACGAGGTGCAGCGGGTGGTCATCTCCAAGCTGCTGCTGGGCTAGGGCCGGACCAATCCCACTGACGCAAGCTGCGAGGCTGGAAAGGAAGAAGGAAGCGGTATGGAAGCCACCCGTGAAATCTACTGGAACGTCGGCCATGGCGTGGTGCTGCCCATGTATCTGCTGGCGCTGGCGGCCTTCGGTCTGCTGGCCTGGGGAGTCAGGCAGCGGCTGGCCCACTGGCGGCAGGGCAAGGCGCTCAACCGGTTCGACCGGCCGCAGGAGAGGCTGCGGCGCATGGTCGCCGAGGTGCTGGCGCAGAAGAAAGTCGCCCGTGTCCGCGAGGGCGGCGTCTATCATGCCCTGTTCTTCTGGGGCTTTGCGATCCTCTTTGCCGGCACCCTGCTGGTAATGCTGCAGGCCGACCTGCTGACCCCGGTGTTCGAGGTCAACCTGCTGCAGGGTGGCTTTTACCTGATTTTTTCCCTGGCCCTCGATCTGGCCGGCGCCCTGGCCATCCTCATGCTGGCCGGCCTCTTCGTGCGGCGCTTCCTGGTCAAGCCGGCCGGCCTGGAGACCAAACCCGAAGACCTCTGGCTTCACGGTCTGCTCTTCGCCATCCTCCTCACCGGCTTCTTCATCGAGGGCGCCCGCCTGGCCGCCACCGAACTGGTCTGGAATCCTGAGCTGGCCCGCTATTCTCCCGTCGGCCTGCTGGTGGCCAAGAGCATGGCGGGGCTGTCGAGCCAGGGCCTTTCCACCCTGCACGTCTTCCTCTGGTGGCTGCATCTGCTGCTGGCCCTCGGTTTTGTCGCGGCGCTCCCCTTCACCAAGCTGAGGCACATCCTCTACACCAGCGCCAACGCTTTTTTTGCGCCCCTGGAAGCCAAGGGCACCCTTGCCACCCTCGACCTCGAAGACGAAGAGGCCGAGCAGTTCGGCGCCGCTACCCTGGCCGACCTGACCTGGAAAGACCTCTTCGACGCCGACGCCTGCACCAGCTGCAAACGCTGCCAGGATCGCTGCCCGGCCCATGTCACCGACAAGCCGCTCTCCCCCATGAGGCTCATTCAGCAGCTCGGCGAGACGGCGCCCGACAAGCCCCTGGCCCAGGCGGTGGGGGAAGAGGCCATCTGGGCCTGCACCACCTGCCGCGCCTGTCAGGATATCTGCCCCGCCAACAACGAGCACGTCAACAAGATCATCGAGCTGCGCCGCCATCTGACCCTGATGGAAGGCGCCTTCCCCGGCGACGAGGTGCGCACGGCCATCAGCAACCTGGAGGTGAACGGCAATCCCTTCGGCATGGCTTTTGCCGGGCGCGGCGACTGGGCCGAGGGGCTCGACCTGGCTCGGGTGACGGCGGGGGAGGAGGCCGACATCCTCTACTTTGCCGGCTGCTATGCCTCCTTTGACCAGCGCAACCGCGAGGTCGCCCGCAACTTCGTGCGCATCTGCCAGGCCGCCGGCGTCCGCGTCGGTATCCTCGGCAAGGACGAGAAGTGCTGCGGTGAGCCGGCCCGCAAGCTGGGCAACGAATATCTCTACCAGATGCTGGCCCAGGAGAATGTCGAGACCCTTCAGACGAGCGGGGTGGCGCGCATCGTTACCACCTGCCCGCACTGTTTCAACACCCTGAGCCGCGATTACCGGGATCTGGGTCTGCTGGTGGAGGTCGAACACTACAGCACCTACATCCACCGCCTTCTGCAGGACGGCCGTCTGGCTCTGACCCCGGGGGAGGAGCAGGTCTGCACCTACCACGACTCCTGCTACCTGGGACGCTACAAGGATATCGTCAGCGAGCCGCGGGAGGTGCTCCAAGCGGCGGGCTGGCAGGTGACGGAGATGGCCCAGGCCGGCGTCGACAGTTTCTGCTGCAGTGCCGGTGGCGGCCGCATCCTGGCCGAAGAAAAGCTGGGGTCGCGCATCCATGTCGAAAGGGTGCGGCAGGCGGCGGCCACGGAGGCGCCGATTCTGGTCAGCAACTGTCCCTTCTGCCTGACCATGTTCGAAGACGGCATCAAGACCTCCGATTGTGAAGACCGACTCAAGGTACGCGATTTAGCCGAAATTGTGGTGGAAAGGATAGGAGGATAGCCATGAAATTACTCGTATGCATTAAGCAGGTTCCCGACCTGGAGTCCCGCTTCAAGCCGGCCGCCGACGGTCTCTGGTTCGACGACAACGATCTGGCCTGGCGCCTGAACGAATACGATGAATATGCCGTCGAACAGGCCGTGCAGCTCAAGGAACAGCTGGGGGGCGAAGCGGAGCTGACCGTCCTCTCCATTGGCCCCGACCGGGTGGTGGAAGCGATCAAGAAGGCCCTGGCCATGGGGGCCGACAAGGCGGTGCATGTGCAGGACAGCGCCGCGCATCAGAAGGATCCCTGGCAGATCGCCTCCATCATTGCCGCCTATGCCCGCGAGCAGGGGTTCGACCTCATTTTCACCGGCATGCAGTCGCAGGACCGGGGCTCGGCCCAGGTCGGCGTACTGGTGGCGGAATTGCTCGGCCTTGCCAGCGCCACCACCCTGGTCGGTTTTTCTTACGCCGATGGCGTCGTGCAGGCCAAGCGGGAACTCGAAGGGGGACTCAAAGGGCTGGTCAGCCTGCGTCTGCCGGCTTTGGTTACCTGCCAGCTTGGCCTGAACACCCCCCGCTATCCGACCCTGCCCAACATCATGAAGGCGAAGAAAAAGGAAATCCGGCCCATTCCCGTCGCCGACCTGTTGAAGGAAGAGTCCCTGGCGCCAACCACCTCGTTTTATGCGCCGGCCCGCAAGGGAGGCGGCCTGGTGCTGGAGGGCGAGCCGAGCGAGACGGCGCTGAAGCTGGTGAACATCCTCAAAGAGAAGACTGCGGTGCTGCGCTAGCAGCCGGAACCAAGAGGGAGATTCTATGAAAGCACTACTGGTCTGTGAAGTTCGCGAGGGCAAACTCCTCGATGCGAGTTATGAGTTGCTGACCTTTGCCGACAAACTGGGGGCCGAGAAGGTCGCCGTGCTGGTCGGCAGCGACGGCAGCGTTCCCCAGTTCGACGGCCGCGTCTATCTGGCCGATGCGGCGACGCTGGGCGAGTACAATCCGGCCGCCCACAAGGCGGCGGTGCTGGCGGCGGTGGAAAAGGAGCAGCCCGATGTCGTCGTCCTCTGTCATTCGTCCTACGGTTGGGATCTCGCTCCGCGGCTGGCCGCGGCCTTGAAGGCGGGTCAGGTGACGGAGATCGTCGCCCTGGTCGACGGCGGCTTCGAGGTCGGCTGCTGCAACGCCAAGATGCGCCGGCAGGTCAGACCGGCCGGCGGCAAGGCGGTACTGACGGTGCAGGCCGGGGCTTTTGCCGCGGCAGCGCCGCAGGGGACGCCCCAGGTCGAAAGGATTGACGTCGCGGCTGACGGGCAGGGGCTGAC from Desulfuromonas sp. KJ2020 encodes the following:
- a CDS encoding nitroreductase family protein; translated protein: MDIFEVIRDRRSIRKYKDIPVAPEQIEQILDAARLAPSWKNMQCWRFLVLRDPARRAALLEAIPDDNPGKKAVAAAPVTILVCADPRESDVENGIPYYVADAAIAFEHLCLAAHALGLGTCWMGWYDEAKIKQALAIPEPLRVVGFTPLGVPDQEPKPRPRKELKDIAYFDTWPANG
- a CDS encoding Xaa-Pro peptidase family protein, translated to MIDLTELQQRTTAMQALLKKKELDGALFIYPIDVYYFSGTRQNATLWMPVEGTPVLLVRKSLARARQESPLPDIRPFPSSRDFAAVLPAEAVKLGLTYDVLPVQQLNFYTKLLAGREFVDISPLNREVRSVKTPFEVELLRRSGASLSSVFTQVPEFLRAGMRELDLSAEFECRLRKTGNEGYVRMRAFNQELFQGLAVSAGGPSYGFFDGAVTGRGLSNASPHGASLDLIEKNVPILLDYTGVFEGYITDMTRIFVLGDLDDELKHAFATSLAIQDFLQRSLKPGAVCEELFLQAAEMAEGAGLGDCFMGMPGEQARFVGHGVGLELDEFPVVAQGFKVPLQEGYVIAIEPKFVMPGKGVVGIENTFVVTAAGGVKLTDIPDAITYL
- a CDS encoding thiolase family protein; translated protein: MSADVYVVEAKRTPFGSFGGGLADVPAASLGTTAMKGVLQAASLAPEAVDEVIVGQVLGGGCGQAPARQAMRGAGIPDTAAALTINKVCGSGLKAVMLGADSIRLGESQVVVAGGMESMSLAPYVLGKARAGYRMGNGELIDLMVFDGLTDPYTGRHMGEIGEASVERHGLSRQEQDELALRSYRLAQAAVEGGVFAEEIVPVVKKGRGGETVIEQDEEPFKVDFDRLTGLRAVFKKDGTITAGNASTINDGAAMLLLAGEEGLKRHQLKPRARILAQATESRHPDQFPEAPIGAIAKVCAKAGLSVADIDLFEINEAFASVALLAIKAHNIPLDKVNVHGGACAIGHPIGASGARLATTLIRELEKRQQRYGLATLCIGGGEAVAVIFERIV
- a CDS encoding 3-hydroxybutyryl-CoA dehydrogenase, translated to MIKTVGVLGAGQMGNGIAHVFAQFGYEVVLYDIAQAQLDKAVATIRQNLERQAKKGAIADSLVAESLGRIRTTQKMEDLAAVDFAVEAVTENEPLKLEIFRKLDGIVKPEAFLASNTSSIPITKIAAVTGRPEKVIGMHFMNPVPVMKLVEVIRGHATSDETFEVTAALVQKLEKEMAVSQDYPGFIVNRVLIPMINEAVFALYEGIATVEDIDKGMKLGTNQPMGPLTLADFIGLDTVLAIANVLYDGFKDPKYRPCPLLVKMVNAGYMGRKSGRGFYTY
- a CDS encoding enoyl-CoA hydratase/isomerase family protein codes for the protein MDTSLLLIEKNDGIALLTINSPKTLNALNSTVLSELEGALYELDRDDAVKVVVLTGAGDKAFVAGADIKEMAAMNAFEGQQFGLKGQRVMLTMEKMRKPVIAAVNGYALGGGLELALACDFIYASEKARLGFPEVTLGIIPGFGGTQNLARRIGSARASELIFSGRMIEASKACTWGIVNEVFAPEELLAKAMETAAAIAAVGTLGVAYAKNAIVNGLNMGKEDGFRYEASLFGVLFATEDQKEGMGAFVEKRQAVFKGK
- a CDS encoding acyl-CoA dehydrogenase, yielding MNFELSQDHRVLQDSVRDFVNKEIKPLAAKIDEDHAIPDALVKQIGEMGLLGSYLPEEYGGAGMDMLSYAIVVEEVSKACGSSGVLISAHTSLCSGPIYTFGTEEQKQKWLPALNTGEKIGCFLLTEPDAGSDAGGTATMYRREGDEFVINGSKTFITNGGYLGTGVLLASHDRSLKHKGISAFIIDLETPGVSILKNENKMGIRGSYTTAFAFDNVRIPVENLLGQEGKGFNVAMDTLNGGRIGIASQALGIAEGAFERALAYSKERKQFGQAICEFQAIQFKLADMKTRIETSKLLTYKAACLKDAGKNYTMESAMCKMHASETATYVTKEAIQIHGGYGYICDYEVERMYRDAKITEIYEGTNEVQRVVISKLLLG
- a CDS encoding (Fe-S)-binding protein, producing MEATREIYWNVGHGVVLPMYLLALAAFGLLAWGVRQRLAHWRQGKALNRFDRPQERLRRMVAEVLAQKKVARVREGGVYHALFFWGFAILFAGTLLVMLQADLLTPVFEVNLLQGGFYLIFSLALDLAGALAILMLAGLFVRRFLVKPAGLETKPEDLWLHGLLFAILLTGFFIEGARLAATELVWNPELARYSPVGLLVAKSMAGLSSQGLSTLHVFLWWLHLLLALGFVAALPFTKLRHILYTSANAFFAPLEAKGTLATLDLEDEEAEQFGAATLADLTWKDLFDADACTSCKRCQDRCPAHVTDKPLSPMRLIQQLGETAPDKPLAQAVGEEAIWACTTCRACQDICPANNEHVNKIIELRRHLTLMEGAFPGDEVRTAISNLEVNGNPFGMAFAGRGDWAEGLDLARVTAGEEADILYFAGCYASFDQRNREVARNFVRICQAAGVRVGILGKDEKCCGEPARKLGNEYLYQMLAQENVETLQTSGVARIVTTCPHCFNTLSRDYRDLGLLVEVEHYSTYIHRLLQDGRLALTPGEEQVCTYHDSCYLGRYKDIVSEPREVLQAAGWQVTEMAQAGVDSFCCSAGGGRILAEEKLGSRIHVERVRQAAATEAPILVSNCPFCLTMFEDGIKTSDCEDRLKVRDLAEIVVERIGG
- a CDS encoding electron transfer flavoprotein subunit beta/FixA family protein codes for the protein MKLLVCIKQVPDLESRFKPAADGLWFDDNDLAWRLNEYDEYAVEQAVQLKEQLGGEAELTVLSIGPDRVVEAIKKALAMGADKAVHVQDSAAHQKDPWQIASIIAAYAREQGFDLIFTGMQSQDRGSAQVGVLVAELLGLASATTLVGFSYADGVVQAKRELEGGLKGLVSLRLPALVTCQLGLNTPRYPTLPNIMKAKKKEIRPIPVADLLKEESLAPTTSFYAPARKGGGLVLEGEPSETALKLVNILKEKTAVLR
- a CDS encoding electron transfer flavoprotein subunit alpha/FixB family protein; this encodes MKALLVCEVREGKLLDASYELLTFADKLGAEKVAVLVGSDGSVPQFDGRVYLADAATLGEYNPAAHKAAVLAAVEKEQPDVVVLCHSSYGWDLAPRLAAALKAGQVTEIVALVDGGFEVGCCNAKMRRQVRPAGGKAVLTVQAGAFAAAAPQGTPQVERIDVAADGQGLTFGGYEPAEAKAVDLGRAEIIVSAGRGIGKKDNVAVIEALAKAFGGELGASRPVVDAGWVDHSRQVGTTGQTVSPKLYVACGISGAIQHLAGMKKSDFVVAINKDKDAPIGEVADVLVVADVLQFAPVLTAALQK